The following are encoded in a window of Actinomycetota bacterium genomic DNA:
- a CDS encoding glycosyltransferase family 2 protein — MVVLTWIVWLGYYIAIFSVLLGAAWTVVLYSSGTGYIRHWRNRPQGDESAYLWAFMVPALNEAVTIADSVARLRAVEATNKIIIVINDGSDDNTGEVLEQIAGDDLIVHTRVAPNARKGKAAALDDAYQFLLHDLLSSQRYGHWTPEQVIVGIVDADGRLATTAPAYVGRHFDNPRVGGVQVNVRIYNRSSFLTRMQQLEFEVFGGLYQAGRSRWGAAFMGGNGQFNRLAALESVANDAGPWSDYLTEDQELGLRLLSRGWFGEQEAFTQVDQQGLNSLKRLYKQRTRWMQGNLQVVGSLRRLNAHHLLGIRRVDALISLLLPVLTLVVGVAVISGLILWVGFGFPFLPVSNLWLTVVMVMLALGPVSLGVLVLARGRGWRGVLASLMAFAPYMIYIWVMWPVAFMGFYRLLRGQQGWVKTAREPLAK; from the coding sequence GTGGTTGTGCTGACCTGGATTGTGTGGCTTGGGTATTACATTGCCATCTTCAGTGTGCTCCTGGGTGCCGCGTGGACGGTCGTGCTCTACTCATCCGGCACGGGTTACATCCGCCATTGGCGCAACCGCCCGCAAGGAGATGAGAGCGCATACCTGTGGGCGTTCATGGTGCCGGCGCTGAATGAAGCGGTCACGATTGCGGACAGCGTTGCCCGGCTGAGGGCAGTTGAGGCGACGAACAAGATCATTATCGTCATCAATGATGGATCTGATGACAACACCGGCGAGGTACTTGAACAGATCGCAGGTGATGACCTCATCGTGCACACCCGCGTGGCTCCCAACGCCCGCAAAGGCAAGGCCGCTGCGCTCGATGACGCGTACCAATTCCTGCTTCATGACTTGTTGAGCAGCCAGAGATACGGGCACTGGACGCCTGAGCAGGTCATCGTTGGCATTGTTGATGCCGATGGCCGGCTGGCGACAACTGCACCGGCATATGTGGGCCGACATTTCGACAATCCTCGTGTCGGCGGCGTGCAGGTCAATGTGCGCATCTATAACCGCTCGAGTTTCCTCACCCGCATGCAGCAATTGGAATTCGAGGTGTTTGGCGGGCTGTATCAGGCAGGCCGATCACGCTGGGGTGCAGCGTTCATGGGCGGCAATGGACAGTTCAATCGGCTCGCCGCGCTTGAGTCAGTTGCCAACGATGCAGGACCCTGGTCTGACTACCTGACAGAAGATCAGGAACTTGGCCTGAGATTGCTCTCGCGCGGTTGGTTCGGGGAGCAGGAAGCTTTCACGCAGGTTGATCAGCAAGGACTCAATAGTCTGAAGCGGCTCTACAAGCAACGCACGCGATGGATGCAGGGCAATTTGCAGGTGGTGGGAAGCCTGCGCAGGCTCAACGCACATCACCTGCTTGGGATTCGGCGAGTAGACGCACTGATCAGCTTGTTGCTGCCGGTGCTCACCTTGGTCGTCGGTGTCGCGGTGATTTCCGGCCTGATCCTGTGGGTCGGTTTTGGATTCCCATTTCTGCCGGTGAGTAATCTGTGGCTGACCGTGGTGATGGTGATGCTCGCGCTGGGGCCGGTGAGTCTGGGCGTGCTCGTGCTTGCTCGCGGTCGGGGTTGGCGTGGAGTTCTTGCCAGTCTGATGGCCTTCGCGCCGTACATGATCTACATCTGGGTGATGTGGCCGGTGGCCTTCATGGGCTTCTACCGATTGCTGCGCGGGCAACAGGGATGGGTGAAGACTGCTCGTGAGCCGCTGGCCAAATAG
- a CDS encoding cellulose biosynthesis cyclic di-GMP-binding regulatory protein BcsB has product MRRSSSLVIALSLLFGTSGAVWAANDAPAGAAVASTGLPYVLSVKGGGGSSSVAVTLPDSATPIVFEANVRSTFTYDGTIVVTINGRRIAQVPARTGGPIRAVANADDVDKGLVVIGMYVQLDPQADCFVDSTSTATLANARLTYSHPVTPPSTIGTFLSPGLTKLTVQVGTKATVAEQQAALDAVASLVHIYPVPTIVKLLVSDDAPDDDFLNRTVMVQAVTDTSTTGGSSQSPATTSGGTLEVRSDGSLYLTGPPDTLASTAFALADPALSLFEGRKLENVAGTPDWAPATGKTSLADLGASNLSMTGVGTLQSVIAIDQPAFGQSLSAVQINLAGVITPLPEGASGRIDFTWNGTLIDSIGMSSKTALTPQINISAEQLRRNNQLGIQLSYVPTSGECTPQPLSARLDIDTAQSFVIPTSGDSVPPGFERFPQVLGSTIPIGIGTAGDPASLLQQAGDLVAALESATPEQLAVNLMSADEFKAAGLAGVLLGASAADTDTLGAPLTINDLISVGDPAPRFSAALPGPLALAQAFYSNKRDVVILGPIPTDLTSSAGQAALLLNVQFADQIATGIGRWAQLTGQVVSMGATGQLQEIALPAEPDSTTSTRSFLIVGIIASAFLVIGLIIWSRSKPRDPAPEVPGASTTG; this is encoded by the coding sequence GTGCGTCGAAGCAGTTCCCTGGTCATTGCGCTGAGTTTGCTGTTCGGCACGTCCGGCGCGGTCTGGGCCGCGAACGACGCACCGGCGGGCGCGGCCGTTGCAAGCACCGGACTTCCGTACGTACTCAGTGTCAAAGGAGGCGGCGGGTCTTCGAGTGTCGCGGTGACTCTGCCAGACAGTGCAACACCGATTGTTTTCGAAGCAAACGTCCGCAGCACCTTTACTTATGACGGGACGATCGTCGTCACCATCAACGGGCGACGGATAGCGCAGGTTCCTGCGCGAACTGGTGGCCCGATACGTGCGGTAGCGAACGCGGACGACGTTGACAAAGGACTCGTCGTGATCGGCATGTATGTGCAATTGGACCCACAAGCCGACTGCTTTGTTGACAGCACCTCAACAGCAACACTTGCCAACGCGCGCCTGACCTATTCGCATCCGGTGACTCCGCCATCAACGATCGGGACCTTCCTGTCGCCAGGACTCACGAAGTTGACGGTGCAAGTGGGCACGAAGGCGACTGTGGCCGAACAGCAGGCTGCTCTGGATGCCGTGGCTTCGCTCGTGCACATCTATCCAGTACCGACCATTGTGAAATTGCTCGTGTCTGACGATGCGCCTGACGATGATTTCCTTAATCGCACGGTGATGGTGCAAGCAGTCACAGATACCAGTACGACTGGAGGCTCAAGCCAGTCGCCTGCCACAACTTCGGGAGGCACTCTTGAGGTGCGATCCGACGGTTCGCTTTATCTGACTGGGCCGCCAGACACCTTGGCGAGCACCGCCTTCGCGCTGGCCGATCCGGCATTGTCGCTATTCGAAGGCAGGAAGCTTGAGAATGTGGCCGGAACCCCTGATTGGGCACCGGCCACCGGCAAGACATCACTTGCCGACCTCGGTGCGTCCAATCTCTCGATGACCGGTGTTGGCACCTTGCAAAGCGTGATCGCAATCGATCAGCCGGCCTTTGGGCAGTCCCTGTCCGCCGTGCAGATCAACCTTGCCGGAGTGATCACACCGCTGCCGGAGGGCGCATCAGGCCGCATTGACTTCACCTGGAACGGCACGCTCATTGACTCGATTGGCATGTCGAGCAAGACCGCCCTCACTCCGCAGATCAACATCTCAGCGGAACAGCTACGACGCAACAATCAACTGGGGATCCAGTTGTCATACGTGCCGACGTCAGGCGAGTGCACCCCGCAGCCACTGTCCGCTCGTCTGGACATCGATACTGCGCAGAGCTTTGTGATCCCGACCTCCGGTGACTCGGTGCCACCTGGCTTTGAGCGCTTCCCGCAGGTTCTCGGATCCACTATTCCGATTGGCATCGGCACGGCAGGCGATCCAGCCTCACTACTACAGCAAGCCGGAGACCTGGTCGCTGCGCTGGAGTCCGCTACGCCTGAGCAACTGGCGGTCAATCTGATGTCGGCCGATGAATTCAAGGCGGCTGGGCTCGCCGGTGTACTGCTCGGTGCGAGTGCTGCTGATACGGACACGCTCGGCGCTCCGCTGACGATCAACGATCTGATCTCTGTCGGCGACCCGGCGCCGCGATTCTCAGCTGCGCTTCCTGGACCTCTTGCGTTGGCACAGGCCTTCTACAGCAATAAGCGTGACGTCGTCATTCTCGGCCCGATTCCCACCGATCTGACTTCAAGTGCGGGTCAAGCTGCATTGCTGCTCAATGTGCAGTTTGCTGATCAGATCGCTACCGGAATTGGTCGATGGGCGCAGTTGACCGGGCAGGTGGTGTCCATGGGCGCCACCGGACAGCTGCAGGAGATCGCGCTACCAGCAGAGCCAGACTCAACAACCAGTACACGAAGCTTCCTGATCGTCGGGATCATCGCATCGGCGTTTCTCGTCATTGGGCTCATCATCTGGAGTCGCAGCAAACCGCGTGACCCTGCACCTGAGGTGCCTGGCGCCTCTACCACGGGCTAG
- the wecB gene encoding UDP-N-acetylglucosamine 2-epimerase (non-hydrolyzing) — MSEQTAEVSDRRGSAQPKVRCLIVIGTRPEAIKLVPILIALRKSKLIEPYVVTTGQHRDLVDPVLALAGVTPHADLAIGMPGQTINDVCVATIKGIDDLLGDFRGGRAERRSRPRMGLASEAGERQFPGFVVVHGDTSSAFAAGLASIQARLPVVHLEAGLRTGNRNSPFPEELNRTLLSCIASLHLSPTSKNRDALVREGVNPDTVFVTGNTGIDALKWAASLDLPWPDARLEGLEDGRGLVLVTAHRRESWGAGLQGIAEGVRRIAVARPDITIVLPLHPNPRVRAYVQPPLENLPNVVLSDALDYVTFARLLKLAKLAITDSGGIQEEGPSVGTPVLVCRDTTERAEGVVAGTLRMVGTNPDVIAAEALELLNNPVAYAKMQGAQNPFGDGFASERIVQAFEHLIFNAPAPQQFGPPFNRDSVLADAGYAFESSDLDSSSDRI; from the coding sequence GTGAGTGAGCAGACAGCAGAAGTCAGTGATCGGCGTGGTTCGGCGCAGCCCAAGGTGCGTTGCCTGATCGTGATCGGAACTCGACCAGAAGCAATCAAGCTCGTGCCGATTCTGATCGCGCTTCGCAAGTCCAAGCTCATTGAGCCCTACGTCGTGACGACAGGGCAGCATCGGGATCTCGTGGATCCCGTGCTGGCTCTCGCGGGTGTCACCCCGCATGCGGACCTGGCGATCGGCATGCCGGGTCAGACGATCAATGACGTCTGTGTTGCCACGATCAAGGGCATCGATGACCTGCTGGGAGATTTCAGGGGAGGCCGGGCCGAGCGTCGCTCTCGTCCTCGTATGGGCCTGGCTTCTGAGGCAGGCGAGCGACAGTTTCCCGGCTTCGTGGTCGTGCACGGGGATACCAGTTCGGCGTTTGCTGCCGGTCTGGCTTCCATCCAGGCCCGACTACCCGTCGTGCACCTTGAGGCAGGACTGCGCACAGGCAACCGCAACTCGCCATTTCCCGAAGAGCTCAACCGCACCCTCCTCAGCTGCATCGCTTCGCTGCACTTGTCACCCACGAGCAAGAACCGCGATGCGCTGGTCCGGGAGGGAGTCAATCCGGACACCGTGTTCGTCACAGGCAACACCGGTATCGATGCCCTCAAGTGGGCGGCGTCCCTGGACCTGCCTTGGCCAGACGCCCGGCTCGAAGGTCTCGAAGACGGACGCGGGCTCGTGCTGGTCACGGCGCATCGACGCGAGAGCTGGGGGGCGGGTCTTCAGGGCATCGCCGAAGGCGTGCGACGGATCGCAGTCGCCCGGCCGGACATCACCATCGTGCTTCCACTGCATCCGAATCCCAGAGTGCGTGCCTACGTGCAGCCGCCGTTGGAGAACCTGCCCAATGTGGTGCTGTCCGATGCCCTCGACTATGTGACCTTTGCTCGGCTCTTGAAACTGGCCAAGCTGGCCATCACCGACTCCGGTGGAATACAGGAGGAGGGTCCAAGCGTCGGCACACCCGTGCTGGTGTGTCGTGACACCACTGAGCGCGCAGAGGGCGTGGTTGCCGGAACCCTGCGCATGGTGGGCACCAATCCCGATGTGATCGCCGCCGAGGCCTTGGAGCTGCTCAACAATCCGGTTGCATACGCAAAGATGCAAGGAGCACAGAATCCATTCGGCGATGGCTTCGCATCGGAGCGTATCGTGCAGGCTTTTGAGCACTTGATCTTCAATGCCCCTGCGCCCCAGCAGTTCGGCCCTCCGTTCAATCGCGATTCGGTGTTGGCCGATGCTGGATACGCGTTTGAATCCAGTGATCTGGATTCCTCGAGTGATCGCATCTGA
- a CDS encoding redoxin domain-containing protein, with protein MPSIGLAIGVQAPDFQLPDHRGGKVRLQDLREQRAVLLVFFPFAFTEVCSSEFRALQSKVKAFEHRGVTVLGISCDSPYALAEFATREQLTLDLLSDFWPHGAVCREYGVLLDDKGFAMRGSFLVNRKGNIVWSLLNGPADERDPREYENAIARLG; from the coding sequence ATGCCATCCATTGGTCTTGCAATTGGCGTTCAGGCACCCGATTTCCAACTCCCGGATCATCGCGGGGGCAAAGTGCGTCTGCAGGACTTGCGTGAGCAGCGGGCGGTGTTGTTGGTGTTCTTTCCCTTTGCCTTCACAGAGGTATGCTCCAGCGAATTCAGGGCGCTCCAGTCCAAGGTCAAGGCATTTGAGCACCGCGGGGTGACAGTGCTCGGGATCTCCTGTGACAGTCCGTATGCGCTCGCCGAGTTCGCCACCCGCGAGCAGCTCACCCTCGACTTGCTCAGTGACTTCTGGCCACATGGAGCTGTGTGTCGCGAATACGGAGTCCTACTTGATGACAAGGGTTTTGCGATGCGGGGTAGCTTTCTAGTCAATCGCAAAGGCAACATCGTCTGGTCGCTGCTGAACGGGCCGGCCGATGAACGTGATCCGCGCGAGTACGAAAATGCAATTGCAAGGCTCGGGTAA
- a CDS encoding DUF3052 domain-containing protein — protein MAADQDGARQRAVRLGIEVGMTVQEIGFDDDVDLDLRTSIEALIDDELVDEDFDDVVDVVLMWWRDEDGDLIDALMDAIHPLTDHGVVWLMTPKPGRAGHIEPEDIADAAPTAGLQQTSTISAGSNWQGTRLVAPRAKR, from the coding sequence GTGGCCGCGGATCAGGACGGGGCACGGCAACGTGCGGTCCGTCTGGGGATTGAAGTTGGCATGACCGTTCAGGAGATCGGATTCGACGATGATGTCGATCTGGATCTGCGCACATCGATTGAGGCGCTCATCGACGATGAGCTCGTCGATGAGGACTTTGATGACGTGGTCGATGTCGTGCTCATGTGGTGGCGTGACGAGGATGGCGACCTCATCGATGCATTGATGGATGCCATCCACCCCCTCACCGATCACGGGGTCGTGTGGCTGATGACGCCCAAGCCCGGTCGAGCGGGACATATTGAGCCCGAAGACATCGCTGACGCAGCTCCGACGGCTGGCTTGCAGCAGACGAGCACCATCAGCGCCGGCTCCAACTGGCAGGGCACTCGACTGGTTGCTCCGCGCGCCAAGCGATAG
- the aceE gene encoding pyruvate dehydrogenase (acetyl-transferring), homodimeric type: MTPARDREALLSGGLPTQYVDIDAEETGEWIDSFDNLVINSGNNRARYIMLSLLRRAAERNVGVPSLRSTDYINSIPPEQEPTFPGDESIEHRIRQIIRWNAAIMVHRAQRPGVGVGGHISSYASSATLIEVGFNHFFRGPDHSGGGDQVFFQGHASPGIYARAFLEGRLTATQLDGFRQEASGPGLPSYPHPRLMPDFWQFPTVSMGIGPLNAIYQARYNKYLAHRGIKDTSDQHVWAFLGDGEMDEVDAVGALTLAAREELDNLTFVVNCNLQRLDGPVRGNGKIIQELESLFRGAGWNVLKVVWGRKWDELLAADREGALVNLMNNTVDGDFQTFKAEDGAFVREHFFGRDPRTAKLVETWSDDDIWALRRGGHDYRKMYAAYNAAMQVKGQPTVILAKTVKGWSLGSHFEGRNSTHQMKKLTLEDLLSFRDRMQIPIPDSEMDPYLPPYYHPGPDDEAVQYVQHARRRLGGPVPARRVVNEPLVLPPLSSYEVAKRGSGNQEVATTMAFVRLLKDLMKDPNIGHRFVPIIPDEARTFGMDSLFPTAKIYSPHGQQYMSVDRDLVLSYKESVTGQILHEGINEAGSTASFTAVGTSYATHGQPMIPIYIFYSMFGFQRTGDAFWAAMDQMARGFVLGATAGRTTLNGEGLQHQDGHSLLLASTNPGVVAYDAAYSYEIAHIFRDGLRRMYGENPENIYYYLTIYNEPYQQPAEPEDVDVDGILRGMHLLREASGEGPRVQLLASGVGVPWALRASDLLREEWGVQADVWSVTSWNELRRDGLAVDRHNLLNPEGEARTAYVTQRLAGRPGPVIAVSDYMRAVQDQIREWVDQPFVSLGTDGWGMSDTRGALRRHFLVDAESIVVQSLSMLSKHHDFDRARVAEAIVRYQLHDPGAASAGNTEGSG; encoded by the coding sequence ATGACACCCGCACGTGACCGCGAAGCACTCCTTTCCGGAGGGCTTCCGACTCAATACGTCGACATTGACGCCGAGGAAACTGGCGAATGGATCGACTCCTTCGACAATCTCGTCATCAATAGCGGCAACAACCGAGCTCGGTACATCATGCTCTCGCTGTTGCGAAGAGCCGCTGAACGCAACGTCGGTGTGCCAAGCCTGCGCAGCACCGACTACATCAACAGCATTCCTCCTGAACAGGAGCCAACGTTCCCTGGTGACGAATCAATAGAACACCGCATTCGTCAGATCATCCGGTGGAACGCCGCGATCATGGTGCATCGCGCCCAACGACCTGGAGTTGGAGTCGGCGGGCATATCTCCAGTTACGCCTCAAGCGCCACGCTGATCGAAGTCGGTTTCAATCACTTCTTCCGCGGCCCTGATCACAGCGGCGGCGGCGACCAGGTCTTCTTCCAAGGCCACGCCTCCCCGGGCATCTATGCGCGGGCCTTCCTCGAAGGTCGACTGACGGCGACTCAGCTCGACGGTTTCCGACAGGAGGCCTCTGGCCCCGGGCTGCCGTCATACCCACACCCACGTCTCATGCCCGACTTCTGGCAGTTCCCAACGGTCTCGATGGGGATCGGCCCGCTCAATGCGATCTACCAGGCCCGGTACAACAAGTACCTCGCCCATCGTGGAATCAAAGACACATCAGATCAGCATGTGTGGGCCTTCCTCGGCGATGGCGAGATGGATGAAGTCGACGCAGTCGGCGCGCTGACTCTGGCGGCCCGCGAAGAACTCGACAACCTCACCTTCGTGGTCAACTGCAATCTGCAACGCCTCGACGGACCCGTGCGCGGAAACGGCAAGATCATCCAGGAGCTGGAGAGCCTGTTCCGAGGAGCCGGCTGGAATGTCCTGAAGGTGGTGTGGGGTCGCAAGTGGGACGAGCTGCTTGCCGCCGACCGCGAAGGTGCACTTGTCAACTTGATGAACAACACCGTCGACGGTGATTTCCAGACCTTCAAGGCAGAAGATGGCGCCTTTGTTCGCGAGCACTTCTTTGGACGCGATCCACGTACCGCCAAACTGGTAGAGACCTGGAGCGACGACGATATCTGGGCCTTGCGTCGCGGCGGTCACGACTATCGCAAGATGTACGCGGCATACAACGCCGCAATGCAGGTCAAGGGCCAGCCCACCGTGATCCTTGCCAAGACGGTGAAGGGTTGGTCGCTTGGCTCGCATTTCGAGGGCCGCAACTCAACTCACCAGATGAAGAAGCTCACCCTCGAGGATCTCCTGAGTTTCCGCGACCGGATGCAGATTCCGATTCCGGACAGTGAGATGGATCCCTATCTCCCGCCGTACTACCACCCCGGCCCAGACGACGAGGCGGTGCAATATGTGCAGCACGCGCGCCGTCGGCTCGGCGGTCCAGTTCCCGCGCGCAGAGTTGTGAATGAACCGCTTGTCCTGCCCCCGCTATCGTCCTATGAGGTAGCCAAGCGCGGCTCGGGCAATCAAGAAGTCGCAACGACCATGGCCTTCGTGCGCCTGCTCAAGGACCTCATGAAGGATCCCAACATCGGGCATCGATTCGTGCCAATCATCCCTGACGAAGCCCGCACCTTTGGCATGGATTCTCTTTTCCCGACCGCCAAGATCTACTCCCCTCACGGTCAGCAGTACATGTCCGTTGACCGCGATCTTGTGCTGTCCTACAAGGAGTCGGTGACCGGACAGATCCTGCATGAAGGCATCAACGAAGCTGGGTCCACTGCTTCGTTCACCGCAGTCGGCACCTCCTACGCCACGCATGGTCAGCCGATGATCCCGATCTACATCTTCTATTCAATGTTCGGATTCCAGCGCACAGGTGATGCCTTCTGGGCGGCGATGGATCAGATGGCTCGCGGCTTTGTTCTCGGCGCCACGGCTGGTCGCACTACCTTGAATGGTGAAGGCCTCCAGCACCAAGACGGTCACTCACTCCTACTGGCAAGCACCAACCCAGGTGTCGTTGCCTATGACGCGGCCTACTCCTACGAGATTGCCCACATCTTCCGCGATGGACTGCGTCGAATGTATGGCGAGAATCCCGAGAACATCTACTACTACTTGACGATCTACAACGAGCCCTACCAGCAGCCAGCCGAACCAGAAGATGTGGACGTCGATGGCATTTTGCGAGGCATGCACTTGCTGCGCGAGGCAAGCGGCGAAGGTCCTCGCGTGCAACTTCTCGCAAGCGGAGTTGGCGTGCCCTGGGCGCTGCGCGCAAGCGATCTCCTGCGCGAGGAATGGGGGGTTCAGGCCGATGTCTGGTCGGTCACCTCATGGAATGAGTTGCGTCGCGACGGTCTGGCAGTGGATCGTCACAATCTGCTGAACCCAGAAGGTGAGGCACGCACCGCCTATGTGACGCAAAGACTGGCCGGCCGTCCGGGCCCGGTCATCGCAGTGTCGGACTACATGCGCGCAGTGCAGGATCAGATTCGTGAATGGGTCGACCAGCCATTCGTGTCACTGGGCACCGATGGCTGGGGGATGTCCGACACGCGCGGTGCATTGCGTCGTCACTTCCTTGTTGATGCCGAATCCATCGTCGTGCAATCACTCAGCATGCTGAGCAAGCACCACGACTTCGATCGAGCTCGTGTTGCCGAGGCGATCGTGCGCTACCAACTGCATGATCCAGGTGCCGCCTCCGCCGGAAACACAGAAGGCTCAGGCTGA
- a CDS encoding VIT1/CCC1 transporter family protein — translation MPPPPETQKAQAEVANDPKRFLRYLEEERKAALLYRSLADTLDGERQEALYELADIEDRHARHWIAKLTQAGIEVPEPPTSMHADDAALVARANALGVDHVLAHLEQAESEATSLYDDEPEAPDSMVREEAWHMEAFQRMRSDGPVLPIRGALRAPGPDNMEPWHRGDNSGSARAAVFGISDGLVSNTALVMGFAGANPDSRTILFAGFAGLLAGAFSMAAGEYVSVASQRDLFRREIDREAMEIATKPEEEQKELELIYRAKGVPRDVAEATAASIMQDPKKALDTLVREELGLNPDELGAPVRVAVFSFTAFTIGAFVPVLPYLITSGTLALWLTIILSTISLLVVGGIVGRLSGRGVTFSALRQLMWGAGAAAVTFVVGSLIGTSTG, via the coding sequence GTGCCGCCTCCGCCGGAAACACAGAAGGCTCAGGCTGAGGTGGCGAACGATCCCAAGCGATTCCTGCGTTACCTCGAGGAGGAACGCAAGGCCGCTTTGCTGTATCGATCTCTGGCCGATACTTTGGATGGCGAGCGGCAAGAGGCGCTGTATGAACTGGCAGACATCGAGGATCGACATGCCAGGCACTGGATTGCGAAACTGACTCAGGCAGGTATTGAAGTGCCTGAACCGCCCACCTCGATGCACGCCGACGACGCCGCACTCGTTGCGCGCGCGAACGCTCTCGGTGTCGACCATGTGCTCGCCCATCTTGAGCAGGCCGAGTCTGAGGCCACGTCGCTGTACGACGATGAACCCGAGGCTCCCGACTCCATGGTGCGCGAAGAGGCCTGGCACATGGAGGCGTTCCAGCGGATGCGCTCCGATGGCCCGGTCCTACCGATTCGCGGAGCACTGCGCGCTCCAGGGCCCGACAACATGGAACCCTGGCATCGCGGTGACAATTCTGGCAGCGCTCGGGCCGCCGTGTTCGGCATCAGCGATGGTCTTGTCTCAAATACTGCGCTGGTCATGGGATTTGCCGGTGCCAATCCCGACAGCAGAACGATCTTGTTCGCGGGCTTTGCCGGCTTGCTCGCTGGAGCCTTCTCAATGGCAGCGGGTGAATACGTCAGCGTTGCCAGCCAGCGGGATCTGTTCCGTCGGGAGATTGATCGCGAGGCGATGGAGATTGCCACCAAGCCTGAGGAAGAGCAGAAGGAACTGGAGCTCATCTACCGTGCCAAGGGAGTTCCGCGAGATGTCGCAGAGGCAACTGCTGCCAGCATCATGCAGGATCCCAAGAAGGCGCTCGACACCTTGGTCCGCGAGGAGTTGGGACTCAATCCCGATGAACTTGGAGCGCCCGTGCGCGTAGCTGTCTTCAGCTTCACAGCCTTCACAATCGGAGCCTTCGTGCCGGTGTTGCCCTACCTCATTACATCCGGCACCTTGGCCCTGTGGCTGACCATCATCTTGTCGACAATCTCCCTGCTCGTCGTCGGCGGAATTGTGGGTCGGCTTTCCGGCCGCGGCGTGACCTTCAGTGCTCTGCGTCAATTGATGTGGGGGGCTGGTGCAGCCGCTGTCACTTTCGTCGTCGGTTCGCTCATCGGCACGAGCACCGGCTGA
- a CDS encoding helix-turn-helix domain-containing protein has product MRSTSELTTAATRRMETEFPWYRDLGAKERSWVSMVAQAGITAFVDWYEQPERVAEITAGVFGSAPRELARVISLEQTVSLVRTTIDVVEEAIEGIADEQTRIPLREAVLRYSREIAFSAAGVYARAAEARGAWDARVEALVVDAFVRGDLDSTVLSRVSALGWSGQGSVMLIAGSPPLGEPELALTVLRRAASNHGVDLLTGIHGSTMLAIIGRVSATARTARVLTAHFGPGPVVTSDELVGLDQVPAAARITMQSLRLAHAWPQAPRPVSTHDLLPERALSGDTDAHDELIKGVYLVLAAEPTLLQTVACFLEESPSLEATARQLFVHPNTVRYRLRRVTELTGLSAQDPRDAYSLRIALTLGRAQQ; this is encoded by the coding sequence GTGCGGTCAACCAGTGAACTCACCACTGCGGCGACCCGGCGCATGGAGACTGAGTTTCCCTGGTACCGCGATCTGGGTGCCAAGGAGCGTTCGTGGGTCAGCATGGTCGCCCAGGCCGGCATCACGGCATTTGTTGACTGGTACGAACAGCCAGAACGGGTAGCCGAAATCACTGCCGGGGTCTTCGGCTCGGCGCCGCGCGAACTGGCGCGAGTGATTTCACTGGAGCAGACCGTGTCATTGGTACGCACCACGATCGACGTTGTCGAAGAGGCCATTGAAGGCATCGCCGATGAGCAGACCCGAATTCCGCTGCGCGAGGCTGTACTTCGATACTCCCGCGAGATCGCCTTTTCCGCCGCAGGCGTCTACGCCCGCGCTGCAGAAGCCCGTGGTGCGTGGGATGCCCGAGTCGAAGCACTCGTCGTGGATGCATTCGTCCGGGGGGATCTGGACAGCACGGTGCTCAGTCGTGTCAGTGCGCTCGGCTGGTCTGGTCAGGGCTCAGTAATGCTGATCGCCGGCTCACCGCCATTGGGCGAACCAGAACTCGCACTCACAGTGCTACGCCGTGCTGCCAGCAACCATGGGGTGGATCTGCTGACTGGCATCCACGGCTCAACCATGCTGGCGATCATCGGAAGGGTCAGCGCGACTGCCCGGACCGCACGAGTGCTCACTGCGCACTTCGGTCCTGGCCCGGTGGTGACCAGCGATGAGCTTGTCGGACTGGACCAAGTGCCGGCCGCCGCGCGCATCACCATGCAGTCCCTGCGCTTGGCGCATGCCTGGCCCCAAGCTCCGCGACCGGTCTCCACCCACGACTTGCTCCCCGAACGAGCGTTATCCGGCGATACTGATGCCCACGACGAGCTGATCAAAGGGGTCTACCTGGTCTTGGCAGCTGAACCGACCCTGCTGCAGACCGTGGCCTGCTTCCTGGAGGAAAGTCCTTCATTGGAGGCCACCGCCCGGCAATTGTTTGTCCATCCCAATACCGTCCGATATCGCCTCCGGCGGGTGACTGAACTGACCGGGCTGTCTGCTCAAGACCCTCGTGACGCCTACTCACTGCGGATCGCACTCACCCTTGGCAGAGCACAGCAATAG